The Ptychodera flava strain L36383 chromosome 7, AS_Pfla_20210202, whole genome shotgun sequence DNA window caacattaaacaatataagtagtatctcttatcaaacaaattcatgaagaatggccgactttgtctctttaaaataatttgaatgtaGGGCATAGGAAAAGCGATCAACAGGTAAAAGTGATGTCCTTGAACGATGGCGTGGAAAAGCCGTCCATACTGGAACTGTTGCGGACTGGGGCTTCTCTGCTTCTTTAATAACTTAAATAAACTAGTACTGTTCTTTCATTTCATAAAGTTGACATGGATACATAATCTGATTACTATTTTCTCAGTTTCAGTTTAAATCTAAATCAATAATTCGTTTATTTACCATATCTTTAAGATCGGCGCAAATGAATTGACCTCAGATACTTGTTTTCCCTCCTCAGGAAAGGAAGGTCGCGGCTGAAGACCTTATCAAGATCTTGATCAGAGAAAACGGGAACGATGAATCAAGTAAAGTAAGTGTAATAAGTGTGAAGGATCAGTGTCCATTATTACGTCaatggcatttgatttttgcttgaacgggAATGtctcttttgtttttttccttttatatgtatgatacatttttctggaaatgttgtggccagtgtttggcGCCCTCAACccctgaaaatgcatatttaaaaataacaatattttggaaagaaaccCTGCCGAcatacctaccctatttttgaaaaccatgttatcggaaaaGCACCATTTTTTGTCCTTATTACgcaaataccgcaaaggatgcacaaggacattggcgctgcgtatcgctcgacgcgaagcggaggtcgatgcgctgcgccaatgtccaaGTGCTTAGCGGTATTTTCgcgataaccttattattatacatcttacattcctgactaaggcatcaaattgtcagatcagtgaccattttcggtcaacaatttttcttccgatttatagcacAAGTGCggaacgctatctcggacgcgcttctgcaacttCTGTCCGGTGAGTGCACAACACACTAACgaacgtacagagcgcgcgtgagacatgttctggcactcgtccaatgagttccttgaaaccgttcaacagcaGATACATCCGCAGGGGATGGGAGGCCTGGAAACCGtacgggcgttccgtacggctctgttagcgcacgcaaaattctattgttttcgatagtagatgtataataacaataattattactgttattatcgttgttattgttgttgttgtcgttgttttaattttgtttcacaggATGCTATTGATAGCCAGAAGCTGGCTGATCCACAGACATGGGATCTCGTCAGGCTTGTTGCTGACCTGAGACTTCTTAACGGTCTTATTGATACTAAGACCATGGACACAGTGGTACTGTCACTGATGAAAAAGCTACAGGTTTGTCAATAGAACATCTTCACATCCAAAGGTGACAGAGTGAACTTCATCATCATTGATTTTGAATGTGTAGTCTTTGGCAAGTTGCCGAGAAGAGAAAAAGGACAATTTGTTGAAGGAGGTTTCAAAATAAGTAACTTGCCATACTTAATCAAAAAAATGTAACCACACATAGCACCAGTTAATAAAAAGTCAGCTTACACGATTGTGTTATTAACATGGTGATTCATTCGGTACTTCATAAAATGGTCATTTTTCTGTTGGAAGGACGATATTGTGCATGGAGATGTGATTATTTCATTGATGCAAGTCGACGATTTGTGAAGCACTTCAAACTTTCCAACAAAACCATCTTCTTTGAGTTCCTTGTTTATGTTAACTGAAGAATACACGCTCTGTATCTTAATTACTCGTAGAGTAGAAAAAATCCGATGCTTCCCTTGGCCAATTGTTCTGTTACACTTTATAACCAAATCCTAGACATATATATGGTCAAACCACGCGGTCTGAGACCAATGGTAACTCTATTTGATAAATGCCGCGTGTACAATGAATCATTATGCTctctttatttttgtttgcaGTATAGTGCCAGATTCAACCCATGAAATGAAGTTTTGAAGAGAGACTGACCCACTcaaaaataaagagaaaatgttaaaaacaaataaaaaattaaaatgtaaaaaaatatgaactgAAGTTTgagataaatgtaataaaattgtcGTTGCACACGATAGgaaatataatttatattttacttattttaaaaattattatgCCATCGCATGCCTTTCCAAGTTTACACTCACTTTCTTTCAATTTAAACAAGATTCAACGAAATTCGAGGGTTTCACGTTGATGCTTAACATATGAAGGAGATTCTACAAAGAGTAACCACGAAAGGCACGTGAAATGGCATCGTAATCTCACAAAAAACGAATATTGgaacatattttcatttcaggagAAATATACTGCCATATCCAAGGGAGTTTTGTAACTTAATATGGAAATGTTGAAACGGCTGACACGCGCATGGCACTGAAATTTGTCATTCATAAATTCATATTTTGACCCAGACCCACCCAACCCCCAACCCCCCAACCTTCCCCGGCCCATCAGCGAAAGCTTTAGAGTACGAAAATCCCACCGGacgaaattttcatttgtacttTCCTCAAACTCGATAAAGTGCTGAAATGGTATTAAGTTTGAACTGGCGACTGGTTTTTTGAATAACGAATATTAAAAGATATAATATGAACACTTAATTACTACAAGTATGAACAGTGATATAGCATACACGGTTTCAATAGCGTAACCGTCACATACTCAAATCTTCGCTCGATGATAAGGCACAGCTAAACCCTTTAAATCCAGACGCGTTGGGTTTTCATCCACAGCTCCTGATGATTGATTCTGATATACTTCCTTTGTTCTTTAACATTTATTCTCGCCTGATTTCACTTTATCAAGAGCGTTGTTCAACTGTACgctgtttgtttgtgtcttgCTGCACTACACTACAACGCTTGGCGAGGACCACTCTTGTAGTTGCTGTTGCGCGCGTTCGTTTGAAATCACaaggaaagttttttttttcaatgaagttCAGATTCCTGTATCAGCAAAGCTATCGTAgaggatattttatttttgtgtagtTCAACACGACAAATGGCGATATTCGCTACTGGAAGGGGTACAGTTTGACCTCTCTAACAACTACATGCCATGCAAAGCAATATATGACGAATATTGCACGTATATTTTATAACCCAAAGAAATGGACGCCCAAACTGTACTAAATCTCGGGATGTCACAATTGGCGGTATACATCAATGCGATTGGACGACTGTCCAAGGACATAAATAAGCACTAAGCCTTGAAATCCAATGAAGTATGTAGGCTACACACCGCATGAGGGCCTCTCACTTCGCTTATGACgtatttacaaatttatttcATGGTATTACATTTGTTCATGGTCATTCCAATGACTCAATTCATGCCCAGAAATatactacatgtatattattCCTAGTTAAAAACCTCGAAACATTGAAACCCCGAACTGTCATAAGAATAGTGACAAGTGACACCACAATGAGTGACAGCTAGAATATGATTGGTTGAAAGTCCAGTGACGTACGCAATACCTGAGCAGTGAAGTCCAATCTAATGGCCAACGCATAATAAATTCAGGTCCGGTAAAACCTCCAGCGCTTTTACCTATAACAAAAATTACAACCAGAATGACATCGTTAAGTGCGATACTTGCGGCGTGTATCAGTCATTTTGATTATTGGTAGCCGTGAGTTCACGTATTGCTTTCATCAAGGCTTGGCATTGTCGCACGTACCGAAGGCCAGTTCTGTTCGTTGACAATATCTATCGGTTGAAGACCGATATTTATTTCtttcgatacaaataacatatTCCTGTGGTAGAGCGCCATCTACGTTGACCTTGTCATTGACACTAGGAAGAGTAGCGTGATAATATCATTTTCCTCTTCTTTATTTTTCCTTCTTGTCGACTACAATGCGGTATTATAGCAAATGCTTTTCCTGGCAACACCGTTTTTAAGGACTTGAAGGGGCTCCACGCATCTCCTTCTATTATATTTAATTCCGAACTCATTCACTGTGAACGCGattgtatttaaaatatgtaaacgtCAAAACAATCATGCTTTGC harbors:
- the LOC139137799 gene encoding uncharacterized protein; amino-acid sequence: MAGPQEKGDDDSETQRLSVEGLALPGVVSTPTREVCPERKVAAEDLIKILIRENGNDESSKDAIDSQKLADPQTWDLVRLVADLRLLNGLIDTKTMDTVVLSLMKKLQYSARFNP